Proteins co-encoded in one Arachis stenosperma cultivar V10309 chromosome 7, arast.V10309.gnm1.PFL2, whole genome shotgun sequence genomic window:
- the LOC130942169 gene encoding uncharacterized protein At2g39795, mitochondrial-like, which yields MAFSSILRRSGSLARPLVIAGQLLKNTQRQSSYRTVLLSAINQNVQKDSAVPTFGFSSLAYKNKPTSDENLLRVIESEITCAQETDNHTVDEAPSNFPFKILDQPGQQTIMLERTYQGEEIKVEVHMPDLVTGEENDDGRDDDDESERASQSSIPLSVSVYKKDGPYLEFSCVAYPDEIVIDSLSVKNPEPSEDQIAYEGPDFQDLDEGLQKSFHKYLEIRGIKPSTTNFLHEYMINKDSREYLVWLQKLKQFVEA from the exons ATGGCGTTCAGCTCGATTCTTCGCAGGTCTGGATCTCTCGCAAGGCCTCTTGTGATTGCAGGCCAATTGTTGAAGAACACTCAGCGGCAGAGTAGCTACCGCACCGTTTTGTTGAGCGCCATCAACCAGAACGTGCAAAAGGACTCCGCGGTTCCGACGTTCGGTTTTTCTTCTTTGGCTTATAAGAACAAGCCCACCTCCGACGAGAACCTTCTCCGCGTCATCGAATCGGAGATCACTTGCGCCCAGGAAACCGACAATCACACT GTTGATGAGGCTCCAAGTAATTTCCCTTTTAAGATACTTGATCAGCCGGGACAGCAGACTATAATGCTTGAAAGGACATATCAAGGTGAGGAAATTAAGGTTGAGGTGCACATGCCTGATCTGGTCACCGGGGAAGAAAATGATGATGGTCGTGACGACGACGATGAGAGTGAGAGAGCATCTCAGTCAAGCATTCCGCTTTCGGTCAGTGTTTACAAGAAGGATGGGCCCTATCTGGAATTCAGTTGTGTGGCTTACCCCGATGAGATCGTCATTGACAGCTTGTCTGTTAAGAATCCCGAACCCAGCGAGGATCAGATTGCATATGAAGGACCAGACTTCCA GGATTTGGACGAGGGCCTCCAAAAGTCTTTCCACAAGTACTTAGAAATTAGAGGAATCAAACCTAGCACAACCAATTTCTTGCATGAGTACATGATCAACAAGGATAGCAGGGAATACTTGGTCTGGTTGCAGAAGCTCAAGCAATTCGTTGAAGCATGA